From Bradyrhizobium symbiodeficiens, the proteins below share one genomic window:
- the pqqA gene encoding pyrroloquinoline quinone precursor peptide PqqA: MAWKAPKIVEVPVGMEINMYACAARK, encoded by the coding sequence ATGGCTTGGAAAGCTCCGAAGATCGTGGAAGTGCCGGTCGGCATGGAAATCAACATGTACGCCTGCGCTGCGCGCAAGTAA
- a CDS encoding EF-hand domain-containing protein — MISRRSVALALTIALLSGPAWSASGNAVKLFDTDNDGTLDLAEVKKAAAATFAKLDPDHDGTLDARELRGRLSAKELAAADPDRDGTLTLDEYLSVVEQRFNAANPDKDGTLDAKELSSRAGRSLVRLLR, encoded by the coding sequence ATGATTTCGCGTCGCTCAGTTGCGCTTGCGCTCACCATTGCATTGTTGTCCGGTCCGGCATGGTCGGCCTCCGGCAACGCGGTCAAGTTGTTCGACACCGACAATGACGGCACGCTCGATCTTGCCGAGGTGAAGAAGGCGGCCGCCGCGACCTTCGCAAAGCTCGATCCCGATCATGACGGCACGCTCGACGCGCGCGAATTGCGCGGGCGGTTGTCGGCGAAAGAGCTCGCGGCCGCCGATCCAGACCGCGACGGGACGCTGACGCTCGACGAATATCTGTCCGTGGTCGAGCAGCGCTTCAACGCAGCCAATCCCGACAAGGACGGAACGCTGGATGCGAAGGAGCTGAGCTCGCGTGCCGGCCGGAGCCTGGTGCGATTGTTGCGGTGA
- a CDS encoding methanol/ethanol family PQQ-dependent dehydrogenase encodes MKRFAMAASLVMLASTCASAQTTEQLVKGGTDTSNVLNYGMGYNLQRFSTLNQINKDSVKNLVPVWNYSFNDDRSEESQPIVYQGVIYVTSHNATMAVDAKTGKQIWKSKVEYPAETPRIVCCGIINRGVAIHEGKLFRTTLDANVIAIDAKNGKELWRQKAADIKEGYSMTVAPLVADGVVITGISGAEFGTRGFIDGWDPATGKHLWRTHSIPSPDEPGGDTWKGDTWKLGGGSTWITGSYDPELNTVYWGIGNPGPFNSAVRPGDNLYTCSVLAMDPKTGKIKWHYQFSPNNPFDYDAVAEMVLADVNVEGKPTKALMNANRNGFFYVLDRTNGKLLAANPYVKVNWATGVDMKTGKPIETDVAKDAREGKKVTVYPSILGGKNWEPMSFNPQTGLAYANTLNFGGKYKAEPVTFKQGEWYLGMDLTDPWEFGDGPRGYLKAIDPMTGKSKWEAPSDIPRFSGVLSTAGGVVFSGALTGEFEAFDADTGKKLWQFQTGSGIEGQPVTWQQDGVQYVAVTSGYGGVYSLFSGDERLAKVPPGGSLWVFAVKQ; translated from the coding sequence ATGAAACGCTTTGCGATGGCCGCGAGCCTCGTCATGCTTGCATCGACTTGTGCAAGCGCACAGACCACCGAGCAACTGGTCAAGGGCGGGACTGATACATCGAATGTTCTCAATTACGGGATGGGGTACAATCTGCAGCGCTTCTCGACGCTGAACCAGATCAACAAGGACAGCGTCAAGAACCTCGTCCCGGTCTGGAACTACTCCTTCAACGACGATCGCAGCGAGGAATCGCAGCCCATAGTCTATCAGGGCGTGATCTATGTGACCTCGCACAATGCGACCATGGCGGTCGACGCCAAAACCGGCAAGCAGATCTGGAAGAGCAAGGTCGAATATCCGGCCGAGACGCCCAGAATCGTCTGCTGCGGTATCATCAATCGCGGCGTCGCGATCCACGAAGGCAAATTGTTTCGTACGACGCTCGATGCCAACGTGATTGCGATTGATGCCAAGAACGGCAAGGAGCTGTGGCGTCAGAAGGCTGCCGACATCAAGGAAGGCTATTCGATGACGGTGGCCCCGCTGGTCGCCGACGGTGTCGTCATTACCGGTATCTCCGGCGCCGAATTCGGCACGCGCGGCTTCATCGACGGCTGGGATCCGGCGACGGGCAAGCATCTGTGGCGCACCCATTCGATCCCCTCGCCGGACGAGCCCGGCGGCGACACCTGGAAGGGCGATACCTGGAAGCTCGGCGGCGGCTCGACCTGGATCACGGGCTCTTACGATCCCGAGCTGAACACCGTGTATTGGGGCATCGGCAATCCCGGCCCGTTCAATTCGGCGGTGCGCCCCGGCGACAATCTCTACACCTGCTCCGTGCTGGCGATGGATCCCAAGACCGGCAAGATCAAGTGGCATTACCAGTTCTCGCCGAACAATCCGTTCGACTACGACGCCGTCGCCGAGATGGTGCTCGCGGATGTGAACGTCGAGGGCAAGCCGACCAAGGCGCTGATGAATGCCAACCGCAACGGCTTCTTCTACGTGCTCGACCGCACCAACGGAAAGCTGCTCGCGGCCAATCCTTACGTGAAGGTCAATTGGGCAACCGGCGTCGACATGAAGACCGGCAAGCCGATCGAGACCGACGTCGCCAAGGATGCGCGCGAGGGCAAGAAGGTCACGGTCTATCCGTCGATCCTCGGCGGCAAGAACTGGGAGCCGATGTCGTTCAACCCGCAGACCGGCCTCGCCTACGCCAACACGCTCAACTTCGGCGGCAAGTACAAGGCCGAGCCCGTCACCTTCAAGCAGGGTGAATGGTATCTCGGCATGGACCTGACCGATCCCTGGGAATTCGGGGACGGGCCGCGCGGTTACCTCAAGGCGATCGATCCCATGACCGGCAAGTCGAAATGGGAAGCACCGAGCGACATTCCACGCTTCTCGGGCGTGCTGTCGACCGCGGGCGGCGTCGTGTTCTCGGGCGCACTGACCGGCGAGTTCGAGGCCTTCGACGCCGACACCGGCAAGAAGCTCTGGCAGTTCCAGACCGGGTCCGGCATCGAGGGCCAGCCGGTGACCTGGCAGCAGGACGGCGTGCAATATGTCGCGGTGACATCAGGCTATGGCGGCGTCTACTCGCTGTTCTCGGGCGACGAGCGGCTTGCCAAAGTGCCGCCCGGCGGCTCGCTGTGGGTCTTTGCGGTCAAGCAGTAA
- a CDS encoding c-type cytochrome encodes MLRRLSHKTAAILAAVAGLTVALAATVRAADDATGNPMQAQIDHGKSTYASKCSHCHGPNLMNSGTITPDLRAFPDDKTRFVTTVKNGKNNRMPPWGDILNDDEIGSLWAFISSRRKP; translated from the coding sequence ATGCTGAGAAGGCTATCTCACAAGACGGCGGCGATCCTCGCCGCCGTCGCGGGGCTGACGGTCGCGCTTGCGGCGACCGTTCGCGCCGCGGACGACGCAACCGGCAATCCCATGCAGGCACAGATCGACCACGGCAAGTCGACCTATGCTTCGAAATGCTCGCACTGCCATGGCCCCAATCTGATGAACTCCGGCACCATCACGCCGGACCTGCGTGCCTTCCCCGACGACAAGACCCGCTTCGTCACCACGGTGAAGAACGGCAAGAACAACAGGATGCCGCCATGGGGCGATATCCTCAATGACGACGAGATCGGCTCTCTCTGGGCCTTCATCTCCAGCCGGAGGAAGCCATGA
- a CDS encoding transporter substrate-binding domain-containing protein: MRGRRAAWSLAALLSTMASVALAADDPLKICLDEDRPPLSMHHRGKPDAGFDVLLAQAIAERLGRKLAIQWFESKLDEDSSPQLEANALLSDGRCSLVGGYALTQDSLVVPGMKTARLPDFAGATRDDRRRRVALGVLAPSQPYVYSPMTVVLGPKASGRKIGDIGDLAGLRLVIDSGSLGDAILMSFDKGRLIDSITHLVPGRDDLLATLQRGEHDATLIDLARFDAHRAAHPDTAITASGYYYPIGANRGYVGLASDGALIDAVNKALTGLAAEGKIAEFGKQAGLTYLPPREPAILGDVWMKIIQR; the protein is encoded by the coding sequence ATGAGGGGTCGTCGTGCCGCATGGAGCCTTGCGGCCCTGCTTTCGACAATGGCGTCGGTTGCTCTCGCAGCCGACGATCCCCTGAAGATCTGCCTTGACGAGGACCGGCCGCCGCTCTCGATGCACCACCGCGGCAAGCCGGACGCCGGCTTCGACGTGCTGCTGGCACAGGCGATCGCGGAACGGCTCGGACGGAAGCTGGCGATCCAGTGGTTCGAGAGCAAGCTGGACGAGGATTCGAGCCCCCAGCTCGAGGCCAATGCGCTGCTCTCGGACGGACGCTGCTCGCTGGTCGGCGGCTACGCGCTGACGCAGGATTCGCTCGTCGTCCCCGGGATGAAGACGGCGCGCTTGCCTGATTTCGCCGGGGCCACACGCGACGATCGGCGGCGGCGCGTTGCACTCGGCGTGCTCGCGCCGAGCCAGCCTTACGTCTATTCGCCGATGACGGTCGTGCTCGGACCGAAGGCAAGCGGCCGCAAGATCGGCGACATCGGCGATCTCGCAGGGCTTCGTCTCGTCATCGATAGCGGCTCGCTCGGCGACGCCATCCTGATGAGCTTCGACAAGGGGCGGCTGATCGACAGCATCACCCATCTCGTCCCCGGCCGCGACGATCTGCTGGCCACGCTCCAGCGCGGCGAGCATGACGCGACGCTGATCGATCTTGCCCGCTTCGACGCCCATCGCGCCGCGCACCCGGACACGGCGATCACGGCGTCCGGCTATTATTATCCGATCGGCGCCAATCGCGGCTATGTCGGACTGGCCAGCGATGGCGCGCTGATCGACGCCGTCAACAAGGCGCTGACGGGGCTCGCCGCTGAGGGCAAGATCGCCGAGTTCGGCAAGCAGGCCGGGCTCACCTATCTGCCGCCGCGCGAGCCTGCGATCCTGGGCGATGTCTGGATGAAGATCATCCAGCGGTGA
- a CDS encoding tripartite tricarboxylate transporter substrate binding protein: MPFVSRNASAQGAWPARQIRMICSYPAGGQTDLLARAYGEFISKQVGKTVVVENKPGASGAIGTAEVARAEPDGHTMLCSISTTYIMNRMVMKNPGYDMDKDLALVSVIPGAGLLLVANPRTGVKTLEDFVAFARKSGKVNFGTYSAGSAPHMTVNELNKQYGLSIEPIHYRGEAPMWTGMLEGTLDAAMGSYTAAQSVLQSDRGTVFAVHSKKVDAIPAIKTLPEQGATSKFFTVSGFSGWAVPKATPQAVVDRLAELCVAANNDPKVKEVLTTFVLEPAIGFKETNALYQRELPIWIESAKSLGLEPA, translated from the coding sequence ATGCCCTTCGTTTCGCGCAACGCCTCCGCGCAGGGCGCTTGGCCCGCACGGCAGATTCGCATGATTTGCAGCTACCCCGCCGGCGGGCAAACCGACCTGCTCGCGCGCGCGTACGGCGAATTCATCTCCAAGCAGGTCGGCAAGACCGTCGTCGTCGAGAACAAGCCCGGCGCCTCCGGCGCGATCGGTACGGCGGAGGTGGCCCGCGCCGAGCCCGACGGCCACACCATGCTGTGCTCGATCTCGACCACCTACATCATGAACCGGATGGTGATGAAGAATCCCGGCTACGACATGGACAAGGATTTGGCGCTGGTCAGCGTCATTCCCGGCGCCGGCCTTCTGCTGGTCGCGAACCCCAGGACCGGGGTCAAGACGCTGGAGGATTTCGTCGCGTTCGCACGCAAGAGCGGCAAGGTGAACTTCGGCACCTACAGCGCGGGTTCGGCCCCGCACATGACGGTCAACGAGCTCAACAAGCAGTATGGCCTGTCGATCGAGCCGATCCATTACCGCGGCGAGGCCCCGATGTGGACGGGGATGCTCGAAGGTACGCTGGATGCCGCAATGGGCAGCTACACTGCGGCGCAGTCGGTCCTGCAAAGCGACCGTGGCACCGTGTTCGCGGTGCATTCGAAGAAGGTCGACGCGATCCCTGCCATCAAGACCCTCCCGGAGCAGGGCGCGACCTCGAAATTCTTCACCGTGAGCGGCTTCTCCGGCTGGGCGGTGCCGAAGGCGACGCCGCAAGCGGTCGTCGACCGACTGGCGGAGCTGTGCGTGGCCGCCAACAACGATCCGAAGGTGAAGGAAGTGCTCACGACCTTCGTGCTCGAACCCGCCATCGGCTTCAAGGAGACCAATGCGCTGTACCAGCGCGAACTGCCGATCTGGATCGAGAGCGCGAAGTCGCTCGGCCTAGAGCCGGCCTAG
- a CDS encoding Crp/Fnr family transcriptional regulator, which translates to MSQREAACKVVTSNGWLSRTPASFQREVLARSLLEQFKQGASIYSIGDDPGGMFGLVAGGLGVAMAPQEEGPYTAHFAMRGTWFGEAAAFTRQPRMVGLIATRDSELLHLPLAAIDEIVKCDPSAWRLFGLVTLDHLRLAMGGADDLMIRNHVKRFVAVLLRTADCRLVTPRNRHPIEIDMNHEDLAHMANVSRTTAGAILREFEAKGHVALSYRRISILAPDALRMMLRG; encoded by the coding sequence ATGTCGCAGCGCGAGGCAGCGTGCAAGGTTGTCACTAGTAACGGTTGGCTCAGCCGGACGCCAGCATCGTTCCAGCGCGAGGTGCTTGCCAGATCTCTCCTGGAGCAATTCAAGCAAGGCGCCTCGATCTACTCGATCGGAGACGACCCGGGCGGCATGTTCGGCCTCGTTGCCGGCGGCCTTGGAGTCGCCATGGCTCCGCAGGAAGAGGGGCCCTATACCGCGCATTTCGCGATGCGGGGGACCTGGTTTGGAGAAGCGGCCGCCTTCACGCGGCAGCCTCGGATGGTCGGCCTGATTGCCACCCGGGACAGCGAACTCTTGCATCTGCCTCTGGCGGCCATCGACGAAATTGTCAAGTGCGACCCTTCTGCGTGGCGCCTCTTCGGTCTGGTCACACTCGATCATCTCCGCCTTGCGATGGGAGGCGCCGACGACCTGATGATACGTAACCACGTCAAGCGGTTTGTCGCAGTCCTGCTCCGCACTGCTGACTGCCGCCTTGTTACTCCGCGTAACCGACATCCGATCGAGATCGACATGAACCACGAAGATCTCGCGCATATGGCCAATGTGTCAAGGACAACAGCCGGCGCCATCCTTCGCGAGTTTGAGGCGAAAGGGCACGTGGCGCTGTCATACCGCCGTATCAGCATTCTTGCACCTGACGCGTTGCGGATGATGCTGCGCGGCTGA
- a CDS encoding arylsulfatase B: MNSQRHLAIAAIGSILSLMACDCVAAQQRPNIVVILADDLGNADLGYRGSEIKTPNIDQLAKGGVRLESFHGMPVCTPARAALMTGRYPMRYGLQTLVIFPNHTYGLPTDERTLPQALKEAGYSTAMVGKWHLGHADKKFWPQNRGFDHFYGNTVGEVDYFTHKRAGIIDWQRNGSFIDEKGYVLTLDGDEAVKLIDKQPKDKPFFLYFASLAPHAPYQAQKADEDRYATTITDPTRRTYAAMITSLDDQVGRIVARLERRGMRDNTLIIFSSDNGGPRNAVVASGAHSKEERTESGVKEGSLPANNGVLRGGKGSLYEGGVRVPTIFNWPAKLKPGVVNEPLHMVDIMPTALALAGATANSADKPLDGKDIWATVANGTPSPHDDILVNVEAFRGAIIKGRWKLVKIALLPGKTELFDLTTDPGEKNNVADQNVDVVRDLETRLLAYAKQQKMSEWLKAQPNYLGAQGQTIFDPDFDIDDGGLPRDRIALPKHQ, from the coding sequence ATGAACTCTCAGCGTCATCTAGCGATCGCGGCCATTGGATCAATCCTCTCATTGATGGCCTGCGACTGCGTCGCGGCGCAGCAGCGCCCGAATATCGTCGTCATTCTTGCCGATGATCTCGGGAATGCCGATCTCGGCTATCGCGGCAGCGAGATCAAGACGCCGAACATCGACCAGCTTGCAAAAGGCGGCGTGCGGCTCGAATCATTCCATGGCATGCCGGTTTGCACACCTGCGCGCGCGGCGCTGATGACCGGACGCTATCCGATGCGCTACGGCTTGCAGACCCTGGTGATCTTTCCGAACCACACTTATGGCCTTCCGACCGATGAGCGCACCCTGCCGCAGGCGTTGAAAGAGGCGGGCTACAGCACCGCGATGGTCGGCAAGTGGCATCTGGGGCATGCCGACAAGAAGTTCTGGCCGCAGAACCGCGGATTCGACCACTTCTACGGCAATACGGTTGGCGAGGTCGACTACTTCACACACAAGCGCGCCGGCATTATAGACTGGCAACGCAACGGCTCCTTCATCGACGAGAAGGGTTACGTCCTGACACTGGACGGCGACGAAGCCGTGAAGCTCATCGACAAGCAGCCAAAGGACAAGCCCTTCTTCCTCTACTTCGCGTCGCTGGCACCGCATGCGCCGTACCAGGCACAGAAAGCGGACGAGGATCGCTACGCCACAACCATCACCGATCCTACACGCCGTACCTACGCCGCGATGATCACCTCGCTCGACGACCAGGTCGGCCGCATCGTCGCGCGCCTGGAGAGACGCGGCATGCGCGACAATACGTTGATCATCTTCTCCAGCGACAATGGCGGCCCGCGCAACGCGGTGGTCGCCAGCGGCGCACACTCGAAGGAGGAGCGGACTGAAAGCGGGGTCAAAGAAGGATCGCTGCCGGCGAACAATGGAGTTCTTCGTGGCGGCAAGGGTAGTCTCTACGAGGGCGGCGTCCGCGTGCCGACTATCTTCAACTGGCCGGCGAAACTCAAGCCGGGCGTCGTGAACGAACCGCTTCATATGGTCGACATCATGCCTACAGCCCTTGCACTGGCCGGTGCAACGGCCAATTCCGCGGACAAGCCACTGGACGGCAAGGATATCTGGGCGACCGTAGCCAATGGAACGCCTTCGCCGCACGATGATATCCTGGTGAATGTCGAGGCATTTCGCGGCGCCATCATCAAGGGGCGATGGAAGCTCGTGAAAATCGCGTTGCTGCCCGGCAAAACCGAACTGTTCGACCTGACCACCGACCCAGGCGAAAAGAACAATGTGGCGGATCAGAACGTCGATGTCGTGCGCGATCTCGAAACTCGTCTGCTCGCCTATGCCAAGCAGCAGAAAATGAGCGAATGGCTCAAGGCGCAACCGAACTACCTGGGCGCGCAAGGGCAGACCATCTTCGATCCGGACTTCGACATCGACGACGGGGGGTTGCCGCGCGACAGGATTGCGCTGCCGAAGCATCAATGA
- a CDS encoding arylsulfatase, whose amino-acid sequence MTKSRKLTETLKRGLLPTALAIASCISMSNAAPLETAASTDGSVLPFPPAPSASVAAPRLQDSKHQRRPAQDHLRKDAPNVLIILMDDVGFGQAATFGGEINTPTLSKLADQGISYNSFHTTAICSPTRAALLTGRNHQRVGNGTIAERAVDWDGYTGIIPKTSATMAEVLRNYGYKTAAIGKWHNTPADQTTSMGPFDRWPTGHGFDYFYGFLAGETSQWEPRLVENTNQIEPPHDEKYHLSEDLAQHGIDWLRHHQAFAPDKPFLLYWAPGAGHGPHQIFKEWADRYEGKFDSGWDAYRERVFERQKQLGWIPADTKLTPRAASMPDWDSIPETQRPFQRRLMEIFAGFVEHVDVQAGRVVDELDRLGIRDNTIVIYIFGDNGASAEGQNGTISELLAQNGIPNTVEEQIAALDKIGGLEALGSPKTDSMYHAGWAWAGNTPFQHTKLVASHFGGTRNPMVISWPNGIKPDHRPRPQFAHVNDIAPTLYEIIGIKPPKVVDGFAQDPIDGVSLAYTFSDPGAPTRKELQYFDNNGSRAIYRDGWIAATFGPLVPWLPGAPGLAEWDSAKDKWELYQISKDFSEANDLAAKEPERLAELQRVFDEQAKANHVYPLGAGIWLRLHPEDRIKSPYTSWRFDATTTRMPEFSAPGIGRESNRVIIDAEVGETTSGVLYALGGAGGGVTLYMDKGTLVYEYNMMIIERYIARSTSKIAPGKRHIEVTTQLASPKPLSPAEVVLKVDGQEVARTTVKRTVPAAFSASETFDVGADLGSTVSLDYFDRRPFRFNGRIDRVEVKL is encoded by the coding sequence ATGACCAAGTCTCGAAAACTCACGGAAACATTGAAACGAGGACTCCTTCCGACCGCGCTGGCGATCGCATCCTGCATATCGATGTCGAACGCGGCACCGCTTGAAACCGCCGCTTCCACCGACGGCTCAGTGCTTCCATTCCCGCCCGCACCGTCGGCGAGCGTCGCCGCGCCGCGATTGCAGGACTCCAAGCACCAGCGACGGCCAGCACAGGATCATTTGCGCAAGGATGCGCCCAATGTGCTGATCATCCTGATGGATGACGTCGGCTTCGGCCAAGCCGCAACGTTCGGCGGTGAGATCAATACCCCGACGCTTAGCAAGCTTGCCGACCAGGGCATCAGCTACAACAGCTTCCATACCACTGCGATCTGTTCCCCGACGCGCGCGGCGCTGTTGACGGGGCGCAATCATCAGCGGGTCGGCAACGGCACGATCGCCGAACGCGCGGTGGACTGGGACGGCTATACCGGCATCATTCCGAAGACCTCGGCGACGATGGCGGAGGTCCTGCGCAATTACGGGTACAAGACCGCGGCCATCGGCAAATGGCACAACACGCCCGCCGACCAGACCACCTCAATGGGGCCATTCGACCGCTGGCCGACCGGGCACGGCTTCGACTATTTCTATGGCTTCCTCGCCGGCGAGACGTCGCAGTGGGAACCGCGGCTGGTCGAGAATACCAATCAGATCGAGCCACCGCACGATGAGAAGTACCACCTGAGCGAGGACCTCGCGCAGCACGGCATCGACTGGCTGCGTCACCATCAGGCGTTCGCGCCGGACAAGCCGTTCCTGCTCTATTGGGCACCCGGCGCCGGACATGGGCCCCATCAGATCTTCAAGGAGTGGGCCGACAGGTACGAGGGCAAGTTCGATAGCGGCTGGGATGCCTATCGCGAGCGCGTGTTCGAACGACAGAAGCAACTCGGCTGGATACCGGCTGACACCAAGCTCACACCGCGGGCTGCATCCATGCCCGACTGGGACAGCATTCCCGAAACGCAGCGCCCGTTCCAGCGCAGGTTGATGGAAATCTTTGCTGGCTTCGTCGAGCACGTCGACGTACAGGCCGGCCGGGTGGTGGATGAGCTGGATCGTCTCGGCATTCGCGACAATACCATCGTGATCTACATCTTCGGCGACAACGGCGCCAGCGCCGAAGGCCAAAACGGGACCATCAGCGAATTGCTGGCGCAAAACGGGATTCCCAATACCGTCGAGGAGCAGATCGCCGCGCTGGACAAGATCGGTGGTCTCGAAGCGCTGGGCTCGCCCAAGACCGACAGCATGTATCACGCCGGTTGGGCGTGGGCCGGCAATACGCCATTCCAGCACACGAAGCTGGTCGCGTCGCATTTCGGCGGAACGCGCAATCCGATGGTGATTTCCTGGCCGAACGGCATCAAGCCGGATCACAGGCCGCGGCCTCAGTTCGCCCATGTCAACGACATCGCGCCGACCCTCTATGAGATCATCGGCATCAAGCCGCCGAAGGTCGTCGACGGCTTCGCGCAGGATCCGATCGATGGCGTCAGTCTCGCGTACACGTTCAGCGATCCAGGGGCTCCCACCCGCAAGGAGTTGCAGTATTTCGATAACAATGGCAGCCGCGCGATCTATCGGGATGGCTGGATCGCGGCCACGTTTGGCCCACTGGTCCCCTGGCTGCCCGGCGCACCGGGTCTCGCCGAATGGGATTCGGCCAAGGATAAATGGGAACTCTACCAGATCAGCAAGGATTTCTCGGAAGCCAACGACCTCGCCGCCAAGGAACCAGAGCGCCTGGCGGAATTGCAGAGGGTGTTCGACGAGCAGGCAAAGGCCAACCACGTCTATCCGCTGGGCGCCGGCATCTGGCTTCGGTTGCATCCCGAAGATCGCATCAAGTCGCCGTATACGAGTTGGCGGTTCGACGCGACGACGACGCGTATGCCCGAATTTTCGGCGCCGGGCATCGGCCGCGAAAGCAATAGGGTAATAATCGACGCCGAGGTCGGCGAGACCACGTCCGGCGTGCTCTACGCGCTGGGTGGGGCCGGTGGCGGCGTCACGCTGTACATGGACAAGGGAACTCTGGTCTATGAGTACAACATGATGATCATCGAGCGGTACATCGCACGCTCCACCTCGAAGATCGCACCGGGGAAGCGGCACATCGAGGTCACGACCCAGCTTGCGAGCCCGAAGCCCCTCTCGCCTGCCGAGGTCGTGCTGAAGGTCGACGGACAGGAGGTTGCGCGGACCACGGTCAAACGCACAGTGCCCGCCGCATTCTCGGCGAGCGAAACGTTCGACGTGGGTGCGGACCTCGGTTCGACCGTCTCGCTGGACTATTTCGATCGCCGCCCGTTCAGGTTCAACGGCAGGATCGACAGGGTCGAGGTGAAGCTCTAG
- a CDS encoding helix-turn-helix domain-containing protein → MSDTIHTLSTTGLTPKRQIQSWIDGLTSLCGHFDVDPLEASSLEGRIDYTSVSRLKLCQIEVSQHRIAHTLARAKANEHPYIKIHFQTYGVSYFEQEGRHIEINPGDIIAYDVSCPHSIISPAFTRHDVVIVPKALLRDRGFPSQRMPACKLSSKTGTGRIAHDFVHATFDEAAKLSANSAVGVADSLIDLLLLPLREADTMFDRVGPEAMYVRAQFFIREHLRDPDLCIDQISTELGCSKRYLHMLFSERGTTVSDYIWQARLQNCRQELEAHAGKTITDVAFSWGFSSSSHFSRVFRKYFGVVPSSIHKAQQASISPEEL, encoded by the coding sequence ATGTCCGACACAATTCACACGCTCTCGACGACAGGACTGACGCCGAAGCGCCAGATCCAGAGCTGGATCGACGGGCTGACGAGTCTGTGCGGGCATTTCGACGTCGATCCGCTGGAGGCGTCCTCGCTCGAGGGCCGCATCGACTACACCAGCGTCTCGCGACTGAAGCTCTGCCAGATCGAAGTGAGTCAGCATCGCATCGCCCACACGCTGGCGCGCGCCAAGGCGAACGAGCATCCGTACATCAAGATTCACTTCCAGACCTACGGCGTCTCCTATTTCGAACAGGAAGGCCGCCACATCGAAATCAATCCGGGCGACATCATCGCCTATGACGTCTCCTGCCCGCATTCGATCATCAGCCCCGCCTTCACCCGCCATGACGTGGTGATCGTTCCGAAGGCGCTGCTGCGCGACCGTGGATTCCCGTCGCAGCGGATGCCCGCCTGCAAACTGTCGTCGAAGACGGGGACGGGGCGGATCGCCCACGATTTCGTTCATGCGACCTTCGACGAGGCGGCGAAGCTGTCGGCAAACAGCGCGGTCGGCGTCGCCGATTCGCTGATCGACCTGCTGCTGCTGCCGCTGCGCGAAGCCGACACGATGTTCGACCGTGTCGGGCCCGAAGCGATGTATGTGCGCGCGCAGTTCTTCATCCGCGAGCACCTGCGCGATCCGGATCTGTGCATCGACCAGATCTCGACCGAGCTTGGCTGCTCCAAGCGCTATCTGCACATGCTGTTCTCGGAGCGCGGCACCACGGTGAGCGACTACATCTGGCAGGCCCGCCTGCAGAACTGCCGCCAGGAACTCGAGGCCCACGCCGGAAAGACCATCACCGACGTCGCGTTCTCCTGGGGCTTCTCCAGCTCATCGCATTTCAGCCGCGTGTTTAGGAAATATTTCGGCGTGGTGCCGTCTTCGATCCACAAGGCGCAGCAGGCGAGTATTTCCCCGGAAGAGCTGTAG